Proteins from one Faecalibacterium sp. I3-3-33 genomic window:
- a CDS encoding ECF transporter S component, whose protein sequence is MSTTAMWLLLAVVVILILFFSVLYKRRFTVHELALTGVMAALSLVAYLFFRIPFYGGSSFHLGNTFTALTALLLDGVSGGLAGAIGLALADILAGDPGYAITTFVLKFIIGITCGAVAHKVFKLRDQDRHSAGYLVKVIVSAGSGLLLNVFTDPFLGYFRNVYIFGQEYTVAQALTKIAGGVTFVNSVASTACAVVLYLALRPALERAKLLSKGENKAV, encoded by the coding sequence ATGTCTACTACTGCAATGTGGCTGCTGCTGGCAGTCGTCGTTATCCTGATCCTGTTTTTCAGTGTGCTGTACAAGCGCCGCTTTACGGTGCACGAGCTGGCGCTTACCGGCGTGATGGCTGCGCTGAGCTTAGTGGCCTACCTGTTCTTCCGCATCCCGTTCTACGGCGGTTCTTCGTTCCATCTGGGCAACACCTTTACTGCCCTGACGGCGCTGCTGCTGGACGGTGTATCCGGCGGTCTGGCGGGTGCCATCGGTCTGGCGCTGGCGGATATCCTTGCCGGTGACCCGGGCTACGCCATTACCACCTTCGTGCTCAAGTTCATCATCGGCATCACCTGCGGTGCCGTGGCACATAAGGTGTTCAAGCTGCGGGATCAGGATCGTCACAGCGCCGGGTATCTGGTCAAGGTGATCGTCTCTGCGGGTTCCGGCCTGTTGCTGAACGTGTTCACCGACCCCTTCCTTGGCTACTTCCGCAACGTGTACATCTTTGGACAGGAGTACACCGTGGCACAGGCGCTGACCAAGATCGCCGGCGGCGTCACCTTTGTGAACAGTGTGGCTTCCACTGCCTGCGCCGTGGTGCTGTATCTGGCACTGCGCCCCGCGCTGGAGCGTGCAAAGCTGCTTTCCAAGGGCGAGAATAAGGCTGTCTGA
- the pdxR gene encoding MocR-like pyridoxine biosynthesis transcription factor PdxR: protein MVHLTTALDPASAVPLYEQLYRSLAAEMRAGTLTAGTRMPGKRRLAAELSVSVNTVDTAYQMLAAEGYLTARERSGFTVQEYLALPQGVQPPAAPSAPVAAHPADTAPPVQFDLSTRGVDPGLFPFRTWARLQKELLYSAPELLTPGDARGDAALRQALAGYLAEYRGVQCDPEQLVVGAGLEYLLGLLAPLLPGPAAVETPGYPRARQVLENNGVPCRCLPVDADGLSLTALSASDAAVCYVTPSHQFPTGVTMPAGRRAELLHWAARAPGRRYIIEDDYDSEFRFDTRPLPSLQGMAGADGPVVYLSTCSRSLAPGIRIAYMVLPRQLLGAWQEKYRLYSGTVGRFEQQTLARFITGGYFTRHLARERTAYKARRDALVAALRTSFAPEELTLAGLHTGLHLLAQLKDPPPDAALRAAARQYGVRCSLLSDYDLTGTAHSAAGTLVLGYGSLPDADCPAAGERLKKLCTAAREALDTV from the coding sequence ATGGTACATCTGACCACGGCACTGGACCCGGCTTCGGCGGTGCCGCTGTACGAGCAGCTCTACCGCAGCCTTGCCGCCGAGATGCGGGCAGGCACTCTGACGGCGGGCACCCGGATGCCCGGCAAGCGGCGACTGGCGGCAGAGCTGTCAGTATCGGTGAACACGGTGGACACCGCCTACCAGATGCTGGCGGCAGAGGGCTACCTGACCGCCCGGGAGCGCAGCGGCTTCACCGTGCAGGAGTATCTTGCCCTGCCGCAGGGGGTGCAGCCGCCCGCCGCGCCCTCTGCGCCGGTGGCAGCGCACCCCGCCGACACCGCCCCGCCGGTGCAGTTTGATCTATCCACCCGGGGCGTGGACCCGGGGCTGTTCCCCTTCCGCACATGGGCGCGGCTGCAAAAGGAGCTGCTCTACTCCGCACCGGAACTGCTCACCCCCGGGGATGCCCGGGGCGATGCCGCCCTGCGGCAGGCGCTGGCCGGGTATCTGGCCGAGTACCGGGGCGTGCAGTGCGACCCGGAACAGCTGGTGGTGGGTGCAGGGCTGGAATATCTTCTGGGGCTGCTTGCCCCGCTGCTGCCCGGTCCCGCCGCCGTGGAGACCCCCGGCTACCCCCGCGCCCGGCAGGTGCTGGAAAACAACGGCGTACCCTGCCGCTGCCTGCCGGTGGACGCGGACGGGCTGTCGCTGACGGCCCTTTCTGCCAGCGATGCGGCAGTGTGCTATGTCACCCCCAGCCACCAGTTCCCCACCGGGGTCACCATGCCCGCCGGACGCCGGGCCGAGCTGCTGCACTGGGCGGCCCGCGCCCCGGGGCGGCGGTACATCATAGAGGACGACTACGACTCGGAGTTCCGCTTCGACACCCGCCCGCTGCCCAGTTTGCAGGGCATGGCGGGCGCAGACGGCCCGGTGGTGTACCTGTCCACCTGCTCCCGCAGCCTTGCCCCGGGCATCCGCATCGCCTATATGGTGCTGCCCCGGCAGCTGCTGGGCGCGTGGCAGGAAAAATACCGGCTCTATTCCGGCACGGTGGGGCGGTTTGAGCAGCAGACGCTGGCGCGCTTCATCACCGGGGGGTATTTCACCCGGCACTTAGCGCGGGAGCGCACCGCCTACAAAGCCCGCCGGGATGCGCTGGTGGCGGCGCTGCGCACCTCCTTTGCACCGGAAGAGCTGACCCTTGCGGGGCTGCACACCGGCCTGCACCTGCTGGCACAGCTGAAAGACCCGCCGCCGGACGCCGCCCTGCGGGCTGCTGCCCGGCAGTACGGGGTGCGCTGTTCCCTGCTGAGCGACTACGACCTGACCGGCACGGCACATTCTGCCGCCGGGACGCTGGTGCTGGGTTACGGCTCGCTGCCGGACGCGGACTGCCCCGCCGCCGGGGAGAGGTTGAAAAAGCTCTGCACCGCCGCCCGGGAAGCCTTGGACACCGTATAG
- a CDS encoding alanine/glycine:cation symporter family protein: MPEGFMRGVEALNGIVWGPMGLGLLFGTGLLLTVRTGGFQLRRWGYWMRHTLGAILTDRSVTAHTAREEQAISQFQSLCTALASTIGTGNLVGVATAILSGGAGAVFWMWVMALLGMMTSYAENVLGIYYRRKDPAGGWRGGPMYYLRDGLGGKLGRVLAVLFAAFCALASFGIGNLSQLNSIAGNLRAAFGVPETATGAVLAAVSAVILLGGLKRVAAVAERLVPAMALLYIVGALTVVGVHITAVPAALAAIVKGAFGLRAAGGGIVGYGLSRAVTWGFKRGAFSNEAGLGSSVMVHAASNVKEPVQQGMWGIFEVFADTMVVCTLTALVVLTSGFVDLDTGRIAAGAAGSALVGQAFDAVFGALGSKLIAVCILLFAYSTTLGWSCYGCKAVEYLFGTGAGAGYRVLFVALMPVGAVMRLDLAWTLSDTFNGLMMLPNLIGVIALSGTVVRITQNYLARKLYGSAVQPLLSAGETI; this comes from the coding sequence ATGCCGGAAGGGTTCATGCGGGGAGTCGAGGCTTTGAACGGCATCGTGTGGGGGCCGATGGGGCTGGGGCTGCTCTTCGGTACCGGGCTGCTGTTGACGGTGCGCACCGGGGGCTTTCAGCTGCGGCGGTGGGGCTACTGGATGCGGCATACGCTGGGCGCGATCCTGACCGACCGGAGCGTCACCGCCCATACCGCCCGCGAGGAACAGGCCATCAGCCAGTTTCAGAGCCTGTGCACCGCGCTGGCGTCCACCATCGGCACCGGCAACCTTGTGGGGGTGGCGACAGCCATCCTTTCCGGCGGGGCGGGTGCGGTGTTCTGGATGTGGGTCATGGCGCTGCTGGGCATGATGACCAGCTACGCCGAGAACGTGTTGGGCATCTACTACCGCCGCAAAGACCCGGCGGGCGGCTGGCGCGGCGGGCCGATGTACTATCTGCGGGACGGCCTTGGCGGCAAGCTGGGGCGGGTGCTGGCGGTGCTGTTTGCCGCGTTCTGCGCGCTGGCAAGCTTTGGCATCGGCAACCTGAGCCAGCTCAATTCCATCGCGGGCAATCTGCGGGCGGCTTTCGGCGTGCCGGAGACCGCTACCGGCGCAGTGCTGGCGGCAGTGTCGGCGGTAATTTTGCTGGGCGGGCTGAAGCGTGTGGCTGCGGTGGCGGAAAGGCTTGTCCCCGCCATGGCGCTGCTGTACATCGTGGGTGCGCTCACCGTGGTGGGTGTGCACATCACCGCCGTCCCGGCGGCGCTTGCCGCCATCGTGAAGGGGGCATTCGGGCTGCGCGCCGCCGGTGGGGGCATCGTAGGCTATGGGCTGTCCCGGGCGGTCACATGGGGCTTTAAGCGGGGTGCTTTTTCCAACGAGGCCGGGCTTGGCTCCTCGGTGATGGTGCACGCGGCTTCCAACGTAAAAGAGCCGGTACAGCAGGGCATGTGGGGCATTTTTGAGGTGTTTGCGGACACCATGGTGGTGTGCACCCTGACGGCGCTGGTGGTGCTGACCTCCGGCTTTGTGGATCTGGACACCGGGCGCATTGCCGCCGGGGCGGCGGGCAGTGCGCTGGTAGGGCAGGCCTTTGACGCCGTGTTCGGTGCACTGGGGTCCAAGCTCATCGCAGTGTGCATCCTGCTGTTCGCCTACTCCACCACCCTTGGCTGGAGCTGCTACGGCTGCAAGGCTGTGGAGTATCTCTTCGGCACAGGGGCGGGAGCGGGCTACCGGGTGCTGTTCGTGGCGCTGATGCCGGTGGGCGCGGTGATGCGTCTGGACCTTGCATGGACGCTTTCCGACACCTTCAACGGCCTGATGATGCTGCCGAACCTCATCGGCGTAATTGCGCTGTCCGGCACGGTGGTGCGCATCACCCAAAACTACCTTGCCCGCAAACTGTACGGCAGCGCCGTGCAGCCGCTGTTGTCGGCGGGTGAGACGATTTAA
- a CDS encoding MATE family efflux transporter: MAAVKTRNTATLMTEGSIVKSLLLFALPLIFGNLLQQMYNTADSIIVGNFVGSNALAAVGSSGSPIYLLIGFSQGLAVGAGVVVSQYLGAGDHKETREAVHTALAIAVVMGLLLTVGGVACGRALLVAMNTPAEVLADAVTYIRIYFGGVLFSVVYNMTAGILNAAGNSRRSLVYLAWASVTNIVLDLVFIVGLRMGVAGAAIATDLSQLVSCVLSLRFLMKSEDACRVELSAIRLHRKMAGRIIRVGLPTGIQNMVISFSNVLVQASVNSYGAAAMAGFAAYMKIDGFNILPVSSISMAATTFVGQNYGAGRLDRVKRSVWVTLAIGVLYTLCTGAALLAGQDAILHLFTADEAVVTYGKLAMRWFCPFYFLLSILHGLAGAVRGTGASIPPMVVLLVSLCLFRVVWIQFLLPFFSGIEGVFILYPVSWGLGAVLMILYAWKGKWMEYHT; this comes from the coding sequence ATGGCCGCCGTAAAAACACGGAATACTGCTACCCTTATGACCGAGGGCAGCATTGTAAAAAGCCTGCTGCTGTTTGCCCTGCCGCTGATCTTCGGCAACCTGCTGCAGCAGATGTATAACACCGCCGACAGTATCATCGTGGGCAATTTTGTGGGCAGCAATGCCCTTGCCGCCGTGGGCTCCAGCGGGTCGCCTATCTATCTGCTCATCGGTTTCAGCCAAGGGCTTGCCGTGGGTGCGGGGGTGGTGGTGTCGCAGTATCTGGGCGCGGGCGACCACAAGGAGACCCGCGAGGCGGTGCACACCGCCCTTGCCATTGCGGTAGTCATGGGGCTTTTGCTGACGGTGGGCGGCGTTGCCTGCGGACGCGCTTTGCTGGTGGCCATGAACACCCCCGCCGAGGTGCTGGCAGACGCCGTGACCTATATCCGCATCTACTTTGGCGGGGTGCTGTTCAGCGTGGTGTATAACATGACCGCCGGCATCCTGAACGCCGCCGGCAACTCCCGGCGCTCGCTGGTGTATCTGGCATGGGCGTCGGTGACCAACATCGTGCTGGACCTTGTATTCATCGTGGGGCTGCGGATGGGGGTGGCAGGCGCTGCCATCGCCACAGACCTGAGCCAGCTGGTGTCCTGCGTGCTGAGCCTGCGCTTTCTGATGAAAAGCGAGGACGCCTGCCGGGTGGAGCTTTCTGCCATCCGGCTGCACCGCAAAATGGCAGGCCGCATCATCCGGGTGGGTCTGCCCACCGGCATCCAGAACATGGTCATCTCCTTTTCCAACGTGCTGGTGCAGGCCAGCGTAAACAGCTACGGTGCCGCCGCCATGGCGGGCTTTGCCGCCTACATGAAGATCGACGGCTTCAACATTCTGCCGGTCAGCAGCATCAGCATGGCTGCCACCACCTTTGTGGGGCAGAACTACGGTGCGGGGCGTCTGGACCGGGTAAAGCGCTCGGTGTGGGTCACCCTTGCCATCGGGGTCCTCTACACCCTTTGCACCGGCGCGGCACTATTGGCCGGGCAGGATGCCATCCTGCACCTGTTCACCGCCGACGAGGCCGTGGTCACCTACGGCAAGCTGGCCATGCGGTGGTTCTGCCCGTTCTACTTCCTGCTCAGCATTCTGCACGGCCTTGCCGGTGCCGTGCGCGGCACGGGTGCCAGCATCCCGCCAATGGTGGTGCTGCTGGTCTCGCTGTGCCTGTTCCGGGTAGTATGGATCCAGTTCCTGCTGCCCTTCTTCTCCGGCATCGAAGGCGTGTTCATCCTCTACCCCGTCAGCTGGGGTCTGGGCGCAGTGCTCATGATCCTATATGCGTGGAAGGGCAAGTGGATGGAGTATCATACATAA
- a CDS encoding putative RNA methyltransferase → MSRNEAFTPWQCPLCGGVLQGETDLKCEKGHCFDRAREGYWHLLPVQSMRTKAPGDSKEMVAARRAFLNAGYYGIFGQALGELCLAHGVPAAPNTPLHLLDAGCGEGWYDRCIAQQFAAAEKPLQLAGFDIAKPAVRLAAKALPAAQYAVASSFSQPVRTGWADVLLNCFSPFAQEEFSRVLRPGGRMIYVVPGAEHLYQMKAVLYEKPYKNPVQQVEYPGFCAIDEREVQGTITVPAAQLEALFAMTPYYWKTPRDGAARLAALPQLTTTIAFRFLVFEKL, encoded by the coding sequence ATGAGCCGGAACGAAGCCTTTACCCCGTGGCAGTGCCCCCTGTGCGGCGGCGTACTGCAAGGGGAAACCGACCTGAAATGTGAAAAAGGCCACTGCTTTGACCGCGCCCGGGAGGGCTACTGGCATCTTTTGCCGGTGCAGAGTATGCGCACCAAAGCCCCCGGGGACAGCAAGGAAATGGTTGCCGCCCGCCGCGCCTTCCTGAATGCCGGATACTACGGCATCTTCGGGCAGGCGCTGGGGGAACTGTGCCTTGCCCACGGCGTACCTGCCGCCCCGAATACTCCGCTGCATCTGCTGGATGCAGGCTGCGGCGAGGGCTGGTACGACCGCTGCATCGCGCAGCAGTTCGCGGCGGCGGAAAAACCGTTGCAGCTGGCCGGGTTCGATATCGCAAAGCCCGCCGTGCGCTTGGCTGCAAAGGCGCTGCCCGCCGCGCAGTATGCAGTGGCGTCCAGTTTCAGCCAGCCGGTGCGCACCGGCTGGGCAGATGTGCTGCTGAACTGCTTTTCGCCCTTTGCGCAGGAGGAGTTCAGCCGGGTGCTGCGCCCGGGCGGGCGCATGATCTACGTTGTGCCGGGGGCAGAGCATCTGTACCAGATGAAGGCCGTGCTCTATGAAAAGCCCTACAAAAACCCGGTGCAGCAGGTGGAGTACCCGGGCTTTTGCGCCATCGACGAGCGGGAGGTGCAGGGAACCATCACCGTGCCCGCCGCCCAGCTGGAAGCGCTGTTCGCCATGACCCCCTACTACTGGAAAACGCCCCGCGACGGTGCCGCCCGCCTTGCGGCTCTGCCGCAGCTCACCACCACCATCGCCTTCCGCTTTCTGGTGTTTGAAAAGCTGTAA
- a CDS encoding DEAD/DEAH box helicase, with protein sequence MTFKELNLSAPLLRAVQEAGYETPSPIQAAAIPPVLAGRDLMGCAQTGTGKTAAFALPMLDRLTANAPRRKGAVRALILTPTRELALQIGESFEAYGKYLKLRSTVIFGGVGQAPQVEALKKGVDILIACPGRLNDLIGQGFIDLSALEIFVLDEADRMLDMGFVHDVKKVIAKLPAQRQNLMFSATMPAEIEQLAAGILHDPAFVKVDPVSSTVDRIQQSLYYVEKGNKKLLLPWLIKNLQPPVVNALVFSRTKHGADKIAKDLTKQGIPAAAIHGNKSQTARVTALEDFKSGKTRVLVATDIAARGIDISELSHVFNYDLPEVPETYVHRIGRTARAGADGTAVSFCAPEEQEYLAGIEKLNRRKIPVVSGHPWDGVPAPVRPVLPVRGKKPRPEAEKPAEAPKKQAETAPAKAAKAAAPAPKQEPKATKNAVPAKPKKEETLMQDSNAKRGVRNDRRANNRGANAPKEAAAPRARRENAAPARGSNAQPKFDPHFVSAPEATPLRPARKTPAAPVAPAIRSAQEPQNNQNASRSGSRRNDRSEQRAAQSNNARPARNERGSAGNQNRTGSAPRAPKAEPARRGRNAAARDEDPGLMLISRRPPQQKYTSFEEYMDAHGGATAPIEDHSEEV encoded by the coding sequence ATGACATTTAAAGAACTGAATCTGTCCGCCCCGCTGCTGCGCGCTGTGCAGGAAGCGGGCTACGAGACCCCCTCGCCCATTCAGGCAGCGGCCATCCCGCCGGTGCTGGCAGGCCGGGATCTGATGGGCTGCGCCCAGACCGGCACCGGCAAGACGGCGGCTTTTGCGCTGCCCATGCTGGACCGGCTCACCGCCAATGCGCCCCGCCGCAAGGGCGCTGTCCGCGCCCTGATCCTGACCCCTACCCGGGAGCTGGCCTTGCAGATCGGCGAAAGCTTTGAAGCCTACGGCAAGTACCTGAAGCTGCGCAGCACCGTCATCTTTGGCGGTGTGGGACAGGCACCGCAGGTGGAAGCGCTGAAAAAGGGCGTGGACATCCTCATCGCCTGCCCGGGACGGCTGAACGATCTGATCGGGCAGGGGTTTATCGACCTGTCCGCACTGGAGATCTTTGTGCTGGACGAGGCCGACCGGATGCTGGATATGGGCTTTGTCCATGACGTGAAAAAGGTCATTGCCAAGCTGCCCGCCCAGCGCCAGAACCTGATGTTCAGCGCTACCATGCCCGCCGAGATCGAGCAGCTGGCTGCCGGTATCCTGCATGACCCCGCCTTTGTCAAGGTGGACCCGGTGTCCAGCACCGTGGACCGCATCCAGCAGAGCCTTTACTATGTGGAAAAGGGCAACAAGAAGCTTTTGCTGCCGTGGCTCATCAAAAATTTGCAGCCGCCGGTGGTCAATGCACTGGTGTTCAGCCGTACCAAGCACGGCGCGGATAAGATCGCAAAGGACCTGACAAAGCAGGGCATCCCCGCCGCCGCCATCCACGGCAACAAGAGCCAGACCGCCCGCGTGACCGCGCTGGAGGATTTCAAGTCCGGCAAGACCCGGGTGCTGGTGGCTACCGATATCGCCGCCCGCGGCATTGATATCAGCGAGCTTTCCCATGTGTTCAACTACGACCTGCCCGAGGTGCCGGAGACCTATGTGCACCGCATCGGGCGCACCGCCCGCGCAGGTGCGGACGGCACCGCCGTCAGCTTCTGCGCCCCGGAGGAACAGGAGTATCTGGCAGGCATCGAAAAGCTGAACCGCCGCAAGATCCCGGTGGTATCCGGCCATCCGTGGGACGGCGTGCCCGCCCCGGTGCGCCCCGTGCTGCCCGTGCGCGGCAAAAAGCCCCGCCCCGAAGCAGAAAAACCGGCCGAAGCGCCGAAAAAACAGGCCGAAACTGCGCCCGCAAAAGCTGCAAAGGCAGCTGCACCCGCGCCGAAGCAGGAGCCGAAGGCCACAAAGAACGCGGTGCCTGCAAAACCGAAAAAAGAGGAAACATTGATGCAAGACAGCAACGCAAAGCGCGGGGTCCGCAACGACCGCCGCGCCAACAACCGGGGCGCAAACGCCCCCAAGGAAGCGGCAGCGCCCCGCGCCCGCCGCGAAAATGCCGCCCCCGCCCGGGGCAGCAACGCCCAGCCCAAGTTTGACCCCCATTTTGTCAGCGCCCCGGAGGCTACTCCGCTGCGCCCGGCACGCAAAACTCCTGCTGCTCCGGTAGCACCTGCGATCCGCAGCGCACAGGAGCCCCAGAATAATCAGAACGCAAGCCGCAGCGGCAGCCGCCGCAATGACCGCAGCGAGCAGCGCGCTGCCCAGAGCAACAACGCCCGCCCTGCCCGTAACGAGCGCGGCAGCGCAGGCAATCAGAACCGCACCGGCAGCGCACCCCGTGCTCCCAAGGCCGAGCCTGCCCGCCGTGGCCGCAATGCTGCCGCCCGGGACGAGGACCCGGGGCTGATGCTCATCAGCCGCCGCCCGCCCCAGCAGAAGTACACCAGCTTCGAGGAGTATATGGACGCCCACGGCGGTGCCACCGCACCCATTGAGGATCACAGCGAAGAAGTATGA
- a CDS encoding DUF1015 domain-containing protein — protein MKPTTCFAPAHILLPSEQVPLEQWGCIACDQFTSDRSYWQRAEKTAAGAPSTLNLILPEVYLEDGDADARVEKIHATMQDYARNVLTRAVDGFIYVERTEQSGRVRQGLVGRVDLEAYSYRRGEKCTVRPSECTVESRIPPRMKVRTGAALETPHIMMLADDPDCTLIEPIAAHKDSLPKVYEGELMLGGGHVAGWAVEDPALIAQIENALTVLGSQEEFDKKYPDATRRDPLTLAVGDGNHSLATAKACWEELKKTLTPEQAENHPARWCLAEVCNVHSPAIEIEPIHRVLFNVDCATVLLSLITWSDANMAGCCFGGSKQQPFTLAGPHMANVLSFEDPTEPLTVGTIDDFISDYMARHPEAKVDYVHDEPAVRALCKQGAVAFLMPPFAKSDLFRGVVMGGVLPRKTFSMGHAEEKRYYIECRKITE, from the coding sequence ATGAAACCGACTACCTGTTTTGCACCCGCACACATCCTGCTGCCTTCGGAGCAGGTGCCGCTGGAGCAGTGGGGCTGTATTGCCTGTGACCAGTTTACCAGTGACCGCAGCTACTGGCAGCGGGCAGAAAAGACCGCTGCGGGTGCACCCAGCACCCTGAACCTGATCCTGCCGGAGGTGTATCTGGAGGACGGAGACGCCGATGCGCGGGTGGAAAAGATCCACGCCACCATGCAGGATTATGCCCGGAACGTGCTCACCCGGGCGGTGGACGGCTTTATCTATGTAGAGCGCACCGAGCAGAGCGGCCGGGTGCGGCAGGGTCTTGTGGGGCGTGTGGACTTGGAAGCTTACAGCTACCGCCGTGGCGAAAAATGCACCGTGCGTCCCAGCGAGTGCACCGTGGAAAGCCGCATCCCGCCCCGCATGAAGGTGCGCACCGGCGCTGCGCTGGAAACGCCCCACATCATGATGCTGGCAGATGACCCGGACTGCACCCTTATCGAGCCCATTGCCGCCCACAAGGACAGCCTGCCCAAGGTGTACGAGGGCGAGCTGATGCTGGGCGGCGGTCATGTGGCAGGCTGGGCGGTGGAGGACCCCGCCCTCATCGCGCAGATCGAAAACGCACTGACCGTGCTGGGCAGTCAGGAAGAATTTGACAAGAAATACCCCGATGCCACCCGCCGCGACCCGCTGACGCTGGCCGTGGGCGACGGCAACCACTCGCTGGCTACCGCAAAGGCCTGCTGGGAGGAGCTGAAAAAGACCCTGACCCCGGAGCAGGCAGAGAACCACCCCGCCCGCTGGTGTCTGGCAGAGGTGTGCAATGTGCACTCCCCGGCCATCGAGATCGAGCCCATCCACCGGGTACTGTTCAATGTGGACTGCGCCACCGTGCTGCTGAGCCTTATCACATGGAGTGATGCCAACATGGCAGGCTGCTGCTTTGGCGGCAGCAAGCAGCAGCCCTTTACGCTGGCAGGCCCCCACATGGCCAATGTGCTCAGCTTTGAGGACCCCACCGAGCCGCTGACCGTGGGCACCATCGACGATTTTATTTCGGATTATATGGCACGCCACCCGGAAGCAAAGGTGGACTATGTGCATGACGAACCGGCTGTGCGCGCTTTGTGCAAGCAGGGCGCGGTGGCGTTTTTGATGCCGCCCTTCGCCAAGAGCGACCTGTTTCGCGGCGTTGTGATGGGCGGCGTGCTGCCCCGCAAGACCTTCAGCATGGGACACGCGGAGGAAAAGCGCTACTACATCGAGTGCCGGAAGATCACAGAATAA
- a CDS encoding putative glycoside hydrolase, whose translation MAKYKRQKVKHYHRSFYSREMRVKRGIGIAVLVVAVLAAAWFAAPHVLDWATHTWYTVVKDRDLEAESASRAEAAASSAAASSAAASQAASEPEPEEEKPLDGKAITGGSWAELDVTTLTDEAAIRAAARQLKQQGADYALVTLKDAAGTVYYASGVANAAQSITESPVDAASIAAILREEGIIPAAQLAAFTDPVSVYTDRSMGVHYDGNSLWLDNVSAAKGGKAWMNPFAASAVQYVGDLIEEVQGMGYEQVVLTGVQFPNIITRKQDFGASGGKSREGRAAQLTADIAAWQTRFAGSVTLWVSYPDALCTAANDALGTTGVSLGMENLLVTSSTALDADSRAALEQAAADAGVQHIVVHDTAAFR comes from the coding sequence ATGGCTAAGTATAAACGTCAGAAGGTCAAGCATTATCACCGCAGCTTTTACAGCCGGGAAATGCGCGTCAAGCGCGGCATCGGCATTGCGGTGCTGGTAGTGGCAGTGCTGGCAGCAGCATGGTTTGCCGCACCCCATGTGCTGGATTGGGCCACCCACACATGGTATACCGTGGTCAAGGACCGGGATCTTGAGGCCGAAAGCGCTTCCCGCGCCGAGGCAGCCGCTTCCTCTGCGGCGGCAAGCAGCGCTGCCGCCTCGCAGGCAGCGTCTGAACCGGAGCCGGAAGAGGAAAAGCCGCTGGACGGCAAGGCCATCACCGGCGGCAGCTGGGCAGAGCTGGATGTGACCACTCTGACCGATGAAGCCGCCATCCGCGCCGCCGCCCGGCAGCTGAAGCAGCAGGGCGCAGACTACGCCCTTGTCACCCTGAAGGATGCCGCTGGCACGGTGTATTATGCTTCCGGGGTGGCAAATGCCGCCCAGAGCATCACGGAAAGCCCGGTGGATGCGGCAAGCATCGCCGCCATCCTGCGGGAGGAGGGCATCATCCCGGCGGCGCAGCTTGCCGCCTTTACCGACCCGGTGTCGGTGTACACCGACCGCAGCATGGGCGTGCACTATGACGGCAACAGCCTTTGGCTGGACAATGTCAGCGCAGCCAAGGGCGGCAAGGCGTGGATGAACCCCTTTGCCGCAAGCGCGGTGCAGTATGTCGGCGACCTCATTGAAGAGGTGCAGGGCATGGGCTACGAGCAGGTGGTGCTTACCGGGGTGCAGTTCCCCAACATCATCACCCGCAAGCAGGACTTCGGCGCTTCCGGCGGCAAGAGCCGGGAGGGACGCGCCGCCCAGCTGACCGCCGACATCGCCGCATGGCAGACCCGCTTTGCGGGCAGCGTGACCCTGTGGGTCAGCTACCCGGACGCACTGTGCACCGCCGCCAACGATGCCCTTGGCACCACCGGCGTGTCCCTTGGCATGGAAAATCTGCTGGTCACCAGCAGCACCGCGCTGGACGCGGACAGCCGCGCTGCGCTGGAGCAGGCCGCTGCCGACGCCGGTGTGCAGCACATTGTGGTGCACGACACCGCAGCATTCCGCTGA
- a CDS encoding Rnf-Nqr domain containing protein — translation MKEVVSSSAVFFSYALLAIFAQNAVFTRALGVSRMVQLVGDDRTSSALFGMMLCITQVLVAPVAFFAGRWFIAPLDNRAQLRPLVYIASIAVVCLAEHLVLWLLRSLPRRAQLLRIVPLAALNSGVLGTVLVERTQTFTLGQSLGFGLGSGLGYVLAVLLVTEARHRLRSKAIPKAFRGLPITLVYIGVLALAIYGFTGHSVIL, via the coding sequence GTGAAGGAAGTTGTAAGCAGCTCGGCAGTGTTTTTCAGCTACGCACTGCTGGCTATTTTTGCACAGAACGCTGTCTTTACCCGTGCACTGGGCGTGTCCCGCATGGTGCAGCTGGTGGGGGACGACCGCACCAGCAGCGCTTTGTTCGGCATGATGCTGTGCATCACGCAGGTGCTGGTGGCACCGGTGGCTTTCTTTGCCGGGCGGTGGTTCATTGCCCCGCTGGATAACCGCGCCCAGCTGCGCCCGCTGGTGTATATCGCCAGCATCGCCGTGGTGTGTCTGGCAGAGCATCTGGTGCTGTGGCTGCTGCGCAGCCTGCCCCGCCGCGCCCAGCTGCTGCGCATCGTGCCGCTGGCCGCGCTGAACAGCGGTGTGCTGGGTACGGTGCTGGTGGAGCGCACCCAGACTTTTACCCTTGGCCAGAGCCTTGGCTTTGGCCTTGGCAGCGGCCTTGGCTATGTGCTGGCAGTGCTGCTGGTCACCGAGGCGCGCCACCGCCTGCGCAGCAAAGCGATCCCCAAGGCATTCCGCGGCCTGCCCATCACGCTGGTGTATATCGGCGTGCTGGCGCTGGCGATCTATGGCTTTACCGGACATTCCGTTATCCTGTGA